One Populus nigra chromosome 16, ddPopNigr1.1, whole genome shotgun sequence genomic window, GATCAACAACCTAAAGATACTCAACAAGTATTCATAGCTACCCTCATAGATTGGGAACAATTTAGATTATTAATTGGAGTTTCAAAAATCGGCTCAAATCTCAGGGCATTCTTCAATAGTGCAAAAACATGCCTAGATTTTATCTACTTTTATACCCAAAAGAGAACTTCTAGAGCTAATCTCACTAAGACCAATCAATCTTCCATCAGATAAGGAAACCCCAACTACAGTTACTCCTTGAGAATACATTTGAAGCAATTCAAAGTAAATCAGTCCAAAAAAGactaacaaaaacaacaactttTAGATTCAAAGAATTTTGAAACGAATTATATCATCTAAATAGCTTTCATCACATATGAGGAGCACAGAAACAagacaaaattcaaaataataagaaaaaaaagaacctgCTAACACACCTCTCATGAAAGCTCCAGCTCGCAATTGCATGAATGGAAGAGCTGAGAACCCCACAAAGGAGGTAGCTCCATTATTTCGTAAGATGCTGCAGTTTGGGTTTCCATGCAGTAGAGAAGACATCCCTGTACTCATCTCTGAAGTCAAACACAACAAAACTTTAGTAAACTCATCCACCACTTCGTTTCTTGCTTTTAGATTAACTCATTGATCAAGAAAGGTCCCTTAAACTTGTTCTCTCTTTTCCTCTCAATATGTTCCATAAAAGAGGCAAAATcagaagagagaaaggaagagaaataCGGTACTGTACCAGGATGAGGAAGCACTGGGTGGCTAGTGCTGCTCGTTGCAGTAAGGCCTCTTGATGAGGGAAATAAATATGGCCCACTCAAGGCTATatcttttttcaagaaaaattgagATGACGGATGTCAGGGACTTACAAATAACTTAGAAGCTGTAGATTagtaaaactaattaattaatacaaagcTGGTAGCCGTACTTCACTACGGTTagattttcaagttaatttttaatatactggtattattaatgtattttcaagtattataatttttttaatagaaaaataaaaaattattatttatatttaataaaataaattaaaaatatatttgccaataaatcaaaaaaacatttaacgctacttcaaaattaaactagaaagtaaaaaacaaatgctcatgcaaatttttaacataattattctttttatttcatatgttttatttttttaatggttcaTTTTAGTTGTTAagaataaaagatttttaattttataaaagcattataccaataaaatttatttatatgaaatatcaaaagaaaaaaaaattaaagacaaaataCAACAATCTCTTTCTTTGAggtgttataaaattaaaaattaattaaaaaattaattactatttttgaAAAGGTGaactaaacaatttaaaaaaaacataagagagggtactaattaaattttaaataaaaagtgaaaaaataaataaaaaataaaggagtattaattaaaattttaataaaaagtttaataaaaaaaaatagaagccaGACATTGTTGGGTTTGATAGGTCAAACCCACGTGTCACGGTTTAAATTGTTGTATCAGAACACCACTTTTATTCTAGTATTACTGGTTAATAAAGATAGATATTTTCGAGGGAAATGGAGTCCACACAGCAGGTAAGATCAGAACTTGATGCCAAGGCAAAGGAAGGAGAGGTGGTGAGAGCCTTGAAGCTCAGGAATTCCTAGCTGAACGTAACCCTTTCTCCACCCAGCTTTTACGTTTATCTCTGCTGGTTTAAATTTGCATGCTTGTGAATAATCACCTCTTCATTGTCAACTTGGAAACTAATACTACTAATTATGATTCTTGACGTTCGTGATCATTATGGCTAGAGAGGAGCCATGGAGGACCGTCTACAAGGGACTTGCTAGAAACTGAAGGGTACAACAAGGAGGAGGCAGGCTGTGAATTCATACACCCCGCCAAGGAAGAACCTGTAGAAGAAGACCCTGGCCCAGATGCAGGAATTGATGCTGACAAATGCAGAGGATGATCCATACCTTGACCAGGAACTGCCTGTTATGGCTGCTTTCTCCTTTGTTTCTATATGTTTGTCAGGTCTCCTAATAGATATGTTAGTAGCATGAAGCACCAGTTCTGCTCTGCtgcatgtaaaaataaacagcCTGTTTGCTAGCATCATCCCGTTGAAACTTGTTGCCGTCTGTGTCATCTCTTGTAACATGGCAGTGTTTCATTCTGTGTCATCTCTTGTAACATGGCAGTGTTTCATGAGCTTCCACTAGGGTTGGAGAAAGAGCACATGCAACAACTTTCTTGAAATTACAAGACAGAATCTATTTTTCTGAAACTTTAGAAGGAACAGTCAATGGCAAGGAAAATTATTTGCCTTGGAACAACAGATCATACCTGCAGGAAACCACCTTTCACAAACAGGAAGAAAACTTGGAGCAAAACTTTCATTTCATTGATATAACATGTTGAAAAAGATCGATAACAACCTCAGCATAACTGCCTCCACACTTGAAGTTTAAACTCTTCGGGTATCCTTAGCCCGTTCTTTCCCAGGTCTAAATGAGAGTTTATAAGATGTGTAGCATTTGTCTCATTTGGGATCCTTCCTTTCTTCGGATGAACAGAGAGAGGATCAGAATGATTCTTGCTGGGTATTCCTGAAACTATTAACGCGGAGTATGATGCGCGCAGATGAATGATGAGTTGCAAGAAGAAACTGGCcaaaagaaattggaagaatATTTTTGGAAATCTTACAAATCCTTGAGATGTTACCTCTTTCCTTTTCTAAGAGAATTCTCTCCTCTTCCAGAAAACCGTTCTTTTCCATCCAAAACTATCCATTCCATCTCTAGAGCTCTTCTAAAGATAAATAAGacatttgagtaaaaaaaatcacctgGAAAAAAAGCTGATTGAGATGCTTTAATTGTTCTATAAGAGatttgaaagagagagagagtttgaaatttgtattctaaatacaattattttttatcaataaaggaaagtgtttttcttaaaataaaaaaaaaaacactttcctgccATAAAgcattacttttttcttttattgaaattcAGTTTTCTTGAtcaattacttttttctttgattggaatTCAGTTTTCTTGATCAACTTTCCTTATGTTTatcaaacatagaaaaataaggaaaaagattttcaaaaaactaaatttctgaaaacaaacaaggcataagataaataaaatatttgaggaaaaaaaaagtcatctagaaaaagaaatgatagAGATGCTTTAATTATTCTGCAAGAGATTTGAGAGAAAGAGTTAGGAATTAATATTCTAAACAtaatctttatgtttttttgtcaacaaagaaagtatttttcttaaaataaaaaaagaaaaacattttcctgCTAGAAAGCattactttttagtttttttgtccgGAATTTAATTTCCTTGACCaactttctttatatttaccaaacattaaaaaaaaaataaagaaaatagttttcgaaaaaataaattccttaaaataaacaagtcctAAGTTTTATCTGTTCAGTCTGTCCACAAATACTCCCAGAAATAAAATTGCATAATGATTGAACGACGAGCAAGCCAATTCTGAACCGCTGCGCAGCTCCCCTTGATACTGGAGAAAACATGGGCAATCTAAAATGCAGAACGGAGGCATAGGCCGAGTACAATTTCTTAGCTGAGCTTTGCCATTACCTATTGATGAAAGACATGTTGGAGAGAGAGCCCTTTCTTCGCAAGATCCTCACCCCCATTTTTGGAGTAATTGCATGTAGAACGTGTCCAGTTCCATTCTTTGCCTCTGCCATCTTCCATCGCAGCAGAAAGTTCATTGTGAGCTTAAGCTTCAGAGCAATAACCATCCCCCGTCAAAGTACTCCTTTTGTTCTACTCATCAACTGCTCATTCCAGAaatatcaaaatcttttaacCACGCAAAAGTCATATAACTATTTACCACCAATCGTGTCTCCATGGATCAACACCTCTACAATCATTAAGCTGACCTTTGGAAATAGAAACCCATCAGTTTGAAGGTAATATCAGATTGCAAGGGGATAACAAAAGATGACAGCAGACCACATGAGCAAATAATTATTcacaaaaaactcatttttcttgGTAGAACTGCCGCGTGGGTTGATTAACGCttcttttaagtttaaaatCATAGCTTCCCGGCGATCACCATCAAGCTTCGAAAGAGAGTAATGCCATGGTAATTGATTGAGTATGCGAGGCAGttctcaaaagaaaaacaatctaaatttgCTTTTTAATGGCAACCACTACATGATCGTCTTGACCACTACATTATTGGCATTGAGGATGCCGGATTTACAGTGAAAGTCTCTGTGTTGTTGTTCTGGATGGTAAAATTTACATTTCTGATAGTCTTACTGCTAACAATAAACCCAGAATGACTCTGTTTGCTCCCTCGTTACCAAACAATGGAGAAGATAATGGTCACGTGATGACAAGAGGGTTTATAATGctagtttttcatttgaaaatatatttaaatcattttttaaaaaaaaatattttaatataacccattaaaacaaattaaaaacattaaaataaattaattttatataaaaataaataaataaatttaaattttaaaaaactcttataaaatataaaaacaaaggaaCTTAATACTATTtagctttcaaaaattaatagcaatgaacaattctcaatcaagtccttctaattaattttcattaacTTCTCCATCATATTGTcttcaaaaccataaaatattattggacGAAATACATTAATAGAAATTTACAAAATGACCCAATTGAGAAATATGGGAAATCGTGGGATCTAATTTAAAACTTTACAAGTTTGGGATGTGATTAAGAATAGGTACATTGATCAAGGACTaaattaagaacaaaataaaacatcagtactttcttttattaataaaaccGCGACCGAGTCTGTACGGTGCCGCTGATTAATAATCTGCTACGGCCTCAAAAACCCACCGAGTGTTTATCACCGGAGATATACCACTCTGCCACCAATTAGCAGACCATGAAGTTCCGGTACGCCATGGTATGTTCGTCCAATCAGAACAGAAGCATGGAGGCTCATTCTCTGCTTAAGAGGCACGGATTTGATGTCTCCTCTTATGGAACTGGAGCTCACGTTAAGCTGCCTGGACCTTCCCTCAGAGAACCAAACGTTTACGACTTTGGCACCCCTTATAAGCAAATGTTCGATGATCTCAGGCGCAAAGACCCTGAACTGtatcctcctctctctctctctctctctctctctctctctctctctactcttCTTTTTCTATAACCTTTGGTTGCTGAGAGAATCTCCtttcctttgctttttttttttgttttggattatttaatTGGGGTTATGGTATCGTATTAATTGGTGCGAAGttgggtttttgttattttaggaATTACTTCAAAACCCAGAAAAGGGTTTGAAGAAAATAGCTAGATATGGTTGCATTTGTGATGGAACTGGCGTGTGTTTTACTGAAAAATTGTAaggaatttgaattttgatcatggggtttcttcctcttttttttttttttttattgatttagctTCTTAAATGTGAAAGGAAAAGCTTATGGTAACTACGTATgtgattttaaagaaaaaagttgaaACCTTGACAAGAGTTTCAGTTACAAGCGAAATGGGATATTGCCCATGCTTAAAAGAAATTCAGGTGTGAAACTGGCACCTCAACGCTGGCAAGACAATGCTGCCGATGGTTCGTTTAGTGTGGTGTTCACTTTTGAAGAAAAGGTCTTTGATATGGTTCTTGAAGGTAAAGATGTATCTTTCGTTTTGCATTTTTTGTTCCTTTGGATATTTTGATAATAATGAGTTTTGCAGTTACTCTGTTCATATGCTTGTATAAAAAACTCACTTTTAGCCATTGATGAAAAGAGCTTTTAGACTGGGGTTCTCCATTATTTAGTAATTAATGTCTGAATCTTTTTGCCCCCAAAAAAacacgaaaagaaaagaaagtaatgTCTGAATACTAATCTTGATGGTGAATGGTAGAGGTAACTTCTTTAGCTAAATCAAAAAGGTTGGCATCCTAAAAGTGATACTCTTTGAGGTTTTTAGCTCAGTCTTGGTACTTATAATGCTCAACAACTCTTGATAGAAAGTCTATAGGGAATTATTTAATGGAGTCAAGAACAGTGAAGATGAGATTGAGCCTGTTCTTTATGGTGCACTGCTCCTTGCTGCTTTGTTTAAGAAGCTCCTCGTTAGTGGAAGTTCGATCTAAAGATTTTAATATAACTAAATGAATCTAATATGTGATGCGTTGTGTGTTGTATGTAGAAGAACATGGGAAGAATGGGTGCACAAAACTGTTTGCTATTGACAAGTTAATCAACTTGAAGGTGTTCTTCCTATCTATGTAGAGATGTTGGAACAAATACTGCTTAAGTTTGGGGGTTTTAAGGTATCTAggttgttttgttaatttaaattgaGATTACCTTTATGGCTAACATTAGATGAAACCAATCTGCGGCCTGATTACAATTAGGTTTTTCGGGGTCTAGTTGTCCTTTTGGATTTAAGATATCAGATTCTTGCTAATTAAAACCTTTTCCCTTTTAAGTttcatttagaatttttagGATTGCATGTTTTTGCatgattaatattttagtgCCTTTGTTCCCTTTATAAACTTAGAGCACAAGGGAGAAATAGAATATAGCCAGCGTTTTCATGTTGTTTAGCTGTCATTTCTTACTTTCTATCTAGAAGTCATGCCATGGGGAACCTTTCAGGCTTTCTTATTGTTTGCACTGGCCTGTATGTTTTGAGCTAGCTGAAAGGTAATGTTCGATTTTTCTGTGGGTACTTGGGAAGAACGATGGAAATAGGATGGCATTCGCTGTTCTTGGCATGTCTTCCCACACCCCTTGGTCCATAATGTAAAATATCTCTTTACATGGATGGTCTCTAAGCTATGTCAACAGTGAATGGCTGAGATTTCATAGAACTTTGTAGAAGGATGTTATGTTTATGGGTTTTATGGAAATCTCAATACGAGGCTAAAGGATAAAGAACGAATGATGATCACTCCCGAAGCtacaataaaaaggaaataggTCAAGCAAGCTCACCAAACTAGTTTTAAGAAATAGCTTATACTGTTAAAAATACCTGAATGAAGGTCCAGGGTGTTATAGCTCACTCACAAATGTTCAGCTTTCCCTTTTTCTTGTACTATAAGATTTATGAACTATTGCAATTGTTGTCCCAGTCCCGTTGTTTCAAAGTCTTGATAACATTTGTGTTAATTTGATCCATCTCATAACCATGTCTTTGATGTGTGAGTCTGAAtacaaaattatgaagctcTGCAATCAACTTAAAAAGCCGAATCTACATTTGTTCACCTGGTTGTAAACTGATTTGGTAATTGGAATGCTATGCATTTATCATAAGTTCAAAGTGTATCCATTTAAATAAGTATGTTGATATCTATTACATATGGTATggaaagagaaaatatatagtAACTAATTGGGTGGGTGCTAGCTAGCTTAGCAGAAGGGTCTCTTGGTGTCATAACAAATAACCCGGGATCAAATCATGCTGACAATTGAGATGGGGAGATTAAGGGAAAAGGAAGGCCTACCCCTGTTATAAAGCCCAAGCTCCAATGGGTCTTCTaataaacaaagaaaggaaTTAGTTGGTGCAATGGAGTTTGGatggatatatatattgacGAGCTATCTAACACATGCTCAAATAGATACAATAGACTAGTTTGTGAGGGAATGAAGAGTCTCTTGAATATACAAGAACACTTGATCAGAAATGTTAAGGAAACTGAAACTGAAAAAGGAAAGTTTAGTCCATGAAGTTTCCAAGTAACTCCTAGATTGCCTTGTGGAATAGTCAAGTGCTTACAAGTACTTTCTATTGACTTGATTTGTTCAACATTTGAATTTACTTGAAGTGTGTGTTTATTCATGGAGTTAAGCTTGCATAAAAATCATTCACATAAGTTGTGGAGTGCTGAATTATATTATAATCTGGTTTAATATCCGCACCCCCACCCAATAATGATGTAAGAAACCATGTGCATTGCACTTCTCAAGTCTGAACATTTAGTTAAACATGTGATGAAAAGTTTGATGACCATGACGCCTTGAAGATCTCCCTGATGCACAACGTATGCAGATGCATTTGGTTTGTAATGCTGCGTATATAGATAGTGTTTGTCCTTATCAAAATCTCTTCATACAATTATTTGATCACTGCTTTGAAAATGTGCAGATCTCCATAACCGTGATCATGTTCTTTTGAAAAGTGTGCTGGTGATTAACTTAGAAGTAAAAGATAATCACGAGGAGGCAGCTGTAGGAGGTCAGCTCACTTTGGAACTCTGCCAAAAGGTAGAAATCCTATTTTGCATTAAATATACCATCTATTGTTCAGTTCTCTATGTGAATAGATTTTGAATGGATGATTGTTCTATATAGATTGAGGCAGTTGAATCATGGGAGGACTCCATTGATGAGATTATCACTGCATTTGAGGCAAAACACCGGAGAAAGCTGGTGTATAGCATTTCCTTCTACTGACGATGCATCACCGACACTAACAAAATGATTCATCCTTTTTTATCCAGACGTGGAGGCTAGCAATGCTTGTGATTAACTACCTTTTTTGCTGTTTAATATGTAAATTTATTGTCCCAATTCCTGGGAATAAAACTGTCTCAGTTCACAAACAGAATTCATGGGATTTTAAGCTCAATGCATCTGCTCAAACCATGGAGACTCGTTTTAAgttccaaaatttaaattatctcAGCGAAAGAAATTAGTTCAAGAAATCGCTAGTAATGCTTGGCAGGATTCAAAACTAAGAGTTTGAATgagtaaattttatttatttataacctAATTTTCTGTAGCTAAAGTATTAGtgtcatttatttatattagtttatggtaattttgttttcataacCATCTCATACTTACTTGTCAGGAGTAAATCCTTCTTGTCACTTTTGACCTCATAGGCAAGGTATATTATCGGACATTTTGACTTGTATTATAATCTCGTTTAcgcatgtaaaatatattagcttaacttgtaaatatataattagtgtGTCATATAAAATATTGCATGTGATGCTGTCTCGTttagattgaattgaaaagCAAAATTGATAAGTCAATAACTTGAGATATTCAATTTTACAGAGAAAAACTCAGTTAAAATTTTGGTAGAacatactatataaaaaaaaatcctaataattCCAAAATTTAAGTGTTTTATCTCGGATATTTGGGCTGTTACAAATTATAttagtaaatatttattttttttgaattcattattgttatttttataattatcgtcagcttttttttatatataattacattattaaattagttaagTTCATTAAACCTATTTAAATCAATAGTCCGGTCCAAAAGTTTTCTTGCTCTTTAAACACTATCTTTGGCATTTTGTATAGGACCCTAATAAAGGGTAGctatgcaatttatttttttcttgtggtaAAGTGGATAAA contains:
- the LOC133676143 gene encoding uncharacterized protein LOC133676143 — protein: MKFRYAMVCSSNQNRSMEAHSLLKRHGFDVSSYGTGAHVKLPGPSLREPNVYDFGTPYKQMFDDLRRKDPELYKRNGILPMLKRNSGVKLAPQRWQDNAADGSFSVVFTFEEKVFDMVLEDLHNRDHVLLKSVLVINLEVKDNHEEAAVGGQLTLELCQKIEAVESWEDSIDEIITAFEAKHRRKLVYSISFY